The genome window GTGCGGTGGATCTTCCAGTCGACGCTCTTGCCCGTGGAGGCCTCGTGGTAGATGCCGTTGATGCGCAGCGCCGTGGAGAGGGCGTCGGCCTGCGGCACGTTGGGGAACTCGGACTTCTTGGCCATGAACATGATGGCGACGATGCCGAGGATCGTCGCGCCGAGCGCCGTCTGCACGACCTTGGTCGGCAGCGCCAGGCCCATCATCGCGCCGAAGATCGAGCTGGTCGAGGCGATGAGCGCGACCGGCATCGCCAGCCGCAGGTCGGCCATCCCCTTGCGCAGCAGGCCGGGTCCGGCCGCGAGCGCCCCGGCGAGCGCGACCAGCAGCCCCGCGCCGCGGACGAAGTCCAGGCTGAAGGGGAAGAAGCCGCCGACGATGGGCACGAAGAGCACGCCGCCGCCGACGCCGCCGAGCACCGCGACGATGCCGAGCACGAAGCAGACGAGGAAGAGCGAGAGCGGCCAGACCTGCCAGGGCATGCTCGAGGACGTGCCGACGGCCGCCGCGGCCGCCTCGCCCCCGGAGGCCATGAGGCGCCCGGCGCCGAGCGCGGCCGCCGCCAGCAGGATACAGATCAGGAGCACCAATTTGAGCCGTCCACCGTTCATCGCCGCCACCCCTACTCTTCCTTCTTGAGGATCTTCTGCGCGTCCTCGGGGTCGCCGCCCTCGGCGAACGCGATCGCGGACATGAAGCGCTCGACCTTCTCGGTGAAGGCCTCCTTGATCTTGCGCACCAGCAGGTCGATCTCCGCGGGCTTGCGCAGGAAGTCGAAGCCGCCGAGCTTGCGCGCCTCGACCTCGTCGGCATCGGTCCCGTGCCCCGTGAGGATGATGACCTGGATCTTCGGGCGCGTCCGCTTGATCTCGCGCAGC of bacterium contains these proteins:
- a CDS encoding sulfite exporter TauE/SafE family protein; its protein translation is MNGGRLKLVLLICILLAAAALGAGRLMASGGEAAAAAVGTSSSMPWQVWPLSLFLVCFVLGIVAVLGGVGGGVLFVPIVGGFFPFSLDFVRGAGLLVALAGALAAGPGLLRKGMADLRLAMPVALIASTSSIFGAMMGLALPTKVVQTALGATILGIVAIMFMAKKSEFPNVPQADALSTALRINGIYHEASTGKSVDWKIHRTPQGLVTFILIGFLAGMFGLGAGWANVPVLNLMMGAPLKISVATSKFLLSITDTSAAWIYVNNGAVLPLMVVPSIIGVMLGSVVGVQLLTKVKPAMIRWMVIGLLTFAGGQALYKGLQAYGLFR
- a CDS encoding response regulator, yielding MFGKKEIRVLLVDDEVEFVTTLAERLRLRELKVDSVFDGTQALTYISKLEPDVIVLDLKMPGLHGIEVLREIKRTRPKIQVIILTGHGTDADEVEARKLGGFDFLRKPAEIDLLVRKIKEAFTEKVERFMSAIAFAEGGDPEDAQKILKKEE